One window of Candidatus Curtissbacteria bacterium genomic DNA carries:
- a CDS encoding S1 RNA-binding domain-containing protein translates to MADLLASSTYISSALKRGQEVTGKVVLATPQEILVDIGAKSEGIIAGKELPLSKDEISKISIGDNIEAMVLYPENDAGQVVLTLRRLSGENRWKELESKMKDGDEVEVSVVEANRGGIICDFAGLRGFLPASQLLKAPTKLEDLIGKSFSVRVLEVDRASNRLIFSQKHPGKKDLDELLKLLAQIKISDKYSGVVSAILPFGIFVEINLKGITGSKGSTSTTSSEEKARDTSDTLDSRGTSKIEGLVHISEISWEKVDEVGRLFKVGDKVDVVVIAKDTTTGRLNLSLKQLQEDPFVKATEKYSKDQKVIGKVSRITPFGVFVTLEEGVEGLIHISKIPPNVSYKDGEKVECEIESVDIPSRKIALVPLVTEKPVLYR, encoded by the coding sequence ATGGCCGATCTTTTGGCATCTTCAACTTACATAAGTTCTGCATTGAAGAGAGGACAAGAAGTTACTGGCAAGGTAGTTCTTGCGACTCCTCAGGAAATCCTTGTCGATATCGGAGCGAAATCCGAAGGCATAATTGCGGGTAAAGAGCTCCCACTTTCTAAAGACGAAATTTCCAAAATTAGTATTGGTGACAATATAGAGGCGATGGTTCTTTACCCTGAAAACGATGCGGGGCAGGTAGTTCTGACATTAAGAAGACTTTCCGGAGAAAATAGGTGGAAAGAACTCGAAAGTAAGATGAAAGACGGGGACGAGGTGGAAGTTTCTGTTGTTGAAGCAAATCGGGGCGGAATTATTTGTGATTTTGCTGGGCTTCGAGGATTTTTGCCGGCATCGCAGCTGCTTAAAGCTCCAACTAAACTTGAAGATTTAATCGGTAAAAGCTTTTCCGTAAGAGTTCTGGAAGTCGATAGAGCTTCAAACAGGCTCATTTTCTCTCAGAAACACCCTGGAAAGAAAGATTTGGATGAGCTTCTTAAATTGCTCGCCCAGATCAAAATTAGTGATAAGTACAGTGGTGTAGTTTCGGCTATTTTGCCCTTTGGAATATTTGTAGAGATTAATCTCAAGGGTATCACAGGGAGTAAGGGTAGCACGAGTACCACGAGTTCGGAAGAAAAAGCCCGTGATACCAGTGATACTCTTGATTCTCGTGGTACTTCTAAAATTGAAGGCTTAGTTCATATTTCCGAAATTTCTTGGGAGAAGGTAGACGAAGTTGGCAGGCTGTTCAAGGTGGGTGATAAGGTCGACGTTGTTGTTATTGCCAAGGATACGACAACCGGCAGGTTAAATTTGAGCTTGAAGCAGTTACAGGAAGACCCCTTTGTTAAAGCTACAGAGAAATATTCCAAGGATCAGAAGGTTATCGGTAAGGTTTCGAGGATTACTCCATTTGGTGTGTTTGTTACTTTGGAAGAAGGCGTAGAAGGACTGATCCATATTTCCAAAATTCCGCCTAATGTTAGTTATAAAGATGGGGAGAAAGTTGAGTGTGAGATAGAATCGGTTGATATACCTTCAAGAAAGATCGCGC
- a CDS encoding sigma-70 family RNA polymerase sigma factor has translation MSVLSSSSLGELFKLERQIMERQVHKPVDEPTTASLGRLDFSDLTSNRESVRQTDLEEIELGKLYMQQLSRFPTFPPDRTKTLFEHMGKNHTVADLRKDLSLKDWAREDDLVKIENVFAGSSTVRDVIANSNLGLAVYFANKYRGFIPYLDLIQAGNEGLMVAIDRYDLGCEANFSTYAEDWIKQRIRAAIVESKPIIPPIHVYYGVLRAKKMADEFQSAQGRYPSRAELQAHWLQNGGDRSTLNSVFELMRMRTGAVSSLEQTNDREATFDTREDSQEENRSKLRDVKRAVESGQLSQREQMVLLLIYEHSMTLSEAGEVVKVTRQGVGQIRKRALGKIRDNAESLLVAGD, from the coding sequence ATGTCAGTATTAAGCAGCTCATCTTTGGGTGAGCTTTTTAAATTGGAAAGACAAATTATGGAAAGACAAGTACACAAACCAGTTGATGAACCTACCACCGCTAGCTTAGGACGGCTGGATTTTAGTGACCTGACAAGCAACCGTGAAAGCGTGAGACAAACAGATCTCGAAGAGATCGAGCTTGGTAAACTATACATGCAACAATTAAGCCGATTTCCGACTTTCCCCCCTGACAGGACAAAAACTCTATTTGAGCACATGGGGAAAAACCACACTGTTGCCGATTTAAGAAAAGATTTAAGTTTGAAGGATTGGGCTAGGGAAGACGACTTGGTAAAAATTGAAAATGTGTTCGCGGGAAGTAGCACTGTGAGGGATGTTATCGCAAATTCCAATCTCGGCTTAGCTGTTTATTTTGCCAATAAATATAGAGGTTTTATCCCATATCTGGATCTTATTCAGGCTGGAAACGAGGGCTTGATGGTTGCAATCGACAGATATGACCTTGGGTGTGAGGCAAATTTCTCTACATATGCGGAGGATTGGATAAAGCAAAGGATTAGAGCGGCGATTGTTGAATCTAAACCAATAATACCTCCTATCCATGTCTATTACGGGGTTTTGAGGGCTAAAAAAATGGCAGATGAGTTTCAGTCTGCCCAGGGACGTTATCCTTCTAGAGCAGAACTTCAAGCGCACTGGTTACAGAATGGCGGCGACAGATCCACACTTAATTCTGTCTTTGAGTTGATGAGGATGAGAACCGGAGCTGTTTCTTCACTAGAGCAAACGAATGATAGGGAAGCGACTTTTGATACGCGAGAAGATTCACAAGAAGAAAACCGTTCAAAACTTCGCGATGTAAAGCGCGCGGTTGAAAGCGGGCAGTTGAGCCAAAGAGAACAAATGGTTCTTTTATTAATATACGAGCATAGCATGACACTTTCAGAAGCAGGTGAGGTTGTGAAGGTGACCAGACAAGGTGTCGGCCAGATTCGAAAAAGGGCTCTTGGTAAAATTCGAGATAATGCGGAATCCCTTTTGGTTGCCGGAGACTAG